The following are from one region of the Capsicum annuum cultivar UCD-10X-F1 chromosome 1, UCD10Xv1.1, whole genome shotgun sequence genome:
- the LOC107856860 gene encoding uncharacterized protein LOC107856860, giving the protein MEVAMEVEDDLLFADLSKQVSLLIMDDDEHEHQNSSVCRPSHNSFQAFSQAIYPATRAGYVHEQNIRREISKGTGVFIPLSSHPRRKNRQPRHFSSNTKIQGQTERQLNQVPPHYNSLNPTRLS; this is encoded by the exons ATGGAAGTGGCAATGGAagtagaagatgatttattgttTGCAGATTTGAGCAAACAAGTCTCTCTTTTAATAATGGATGATGATGAACATGAGCATCAAAACTCTTCAGTTTGTCGTCCTTCTCATAACTCTTTTCAG GCCTTTTCACAAGCAATTTATCCAGCAACGAGAGCAGGATATGTGCATGAGCAGAATATTAGAAGAGAAATTAGCAAAGGAACTGGAGTATTTATCcctctttcttcacatccaagaAGGAAAAACAGGCAACCGAGACATTTCTCATCCAACACCAAGATCCAAGGACAAACAGAAAGACAACTAAATCAAGTCCCACCTCATTATAATTCACTAAATCCTACTAGATTATCTTAA